Genomic segment of Nilaparvata lugens isolate BPH chromosome 6, ASM1435652v1, whole genome shotgun sequence:
CGTGGACTACCGGGCTGCATTCGATACAGTGAATAGAGGAGCTTTGTTATATAAACTATCATCTATGGGACTGTCCACTAGGTTTCTTTCAATAATTAAGAGCTTGTACAGTGGCACAAACTCGAGTGTGTGGTATAAGGGTGGCGTAACGGAGTCGTTTGGTACAGATACAGGTCTCAGACAAGGCTGCTTACTCAGTCCTTTGCTGTTTGCATTGTTTTTGAATGATATTGAGGAGGAATTGAGAGGAGGTGCCACTACGGATGGTGTTAAGCTCGGTGTACTCATGTATGCGGATGATATTGTGGTGCTGGCAGATACTCCAAGAGAATTACAAGGCATGATAGAGAGGTTAGACCAGTATTGTGAGAGGTGGAGACTAGAGGTCAACCTGGAGAAAtcgaaaattatgatttttagaaaaggtggaagaaggagaggtgATGAAAAGTGGGTTTTCAAAGGAGAAACTATAGAAATTGTTAACAGGTATAAATACCTAGGAGTAACACTCACGCCAAACTTGAGTTTCACCCCGCACCTAGCCGATAGATTGAAATGCGCAAAGAGAGGTTTGAATGCTGCATGGAATCAGGTGATAAATAATGGAAAGGTGCCGTTAGCTTCCAAGTGGGTATTGTTTAGAGCGGTAGCAAGAGCGATAATGTGTTATGGAGCTCAGATATGGGGATATAGAAAATTCGAAGAAGCAGAGAAGCTCAAACGATATTTCATGAAAAGATTGTTTGGTTTACCCTATAATACGCCCAACTATGTCATTTTTCTGGAAACTATGGAGTcgtcaatatattatttcactCTCAGTTTGCAGTCCTCgtatattgtaaaagttttgtcTTATACAAATGATAGGTATCCGAAAAAATTAGCGTTGCAAATAATCAGTCAGAGATTGTCATGGTATAAACATTGGAATGATATGGCCAGAGATTTAGGAATAGAGATAAACTTGAATAGACAAGGCTTTGCCAATGGGAAACTGGAATGAAAtcacattgattaataatgtgaatatcttcaaaatggtggatccaagatggcagaccagattttcaaagtcatacTAAAGTAGTATGTTCAATTTGAGAAGGATTCCCAgtcacacccaccttggaatcacattttttatgagatactaagccatTATCATACTTTCCTCTCTCATTTCTGCTTCGATTAATAATGTGAGTATCTTCGAAACTATTTGGGATATCGATATGCTGTTTTTTGGTTTCTcactttttcttgaaattccgtttcaaaatcatgtatcgcatgaccaccttcctgtttaaaaaaataaagttgcattcaaaatggtggatccaagatggcggaccagatttttaaagccATAGTAaagtgatatttcaaatttgagtaggatccacAATCACACCCACAGTCAAATAACCTTTgtttatgagatattaagcagttctcaaacttttcacccactctgtatatgaaCAGAAATGGTATTttgaattacagaaaaaaatgCCTTtttaactgagatcagattttattttcatacaaacctgaaatggcggctaatttaaaaagccaatctgaatttcaaaacaacaaaaattgagttatttggtaggcattctattccaatttctttcaatGATAGGATGGACACATGTCATGATGGAAACTTGTCGGTTTCACTGAAGTGTGACGgttgtaaggcccattgacagcCCAAATGGTATATTCAGGCTACACTAACAACATTACCATAGTATGGCCATGAGAGCTTTTTTCTCGCCGCCGCCATaaagattccaaatatttgaataaattttgtaatgtagCTTGAAGGGGATTGCAAGTAAAATTGCTTGCCTTTACttattaaaacatattttacTTATTCCTTCATAATGTCTTACAAGCTGTTTTTATATTCCATATACTGtatagttttggaacttgaaatagtaaatGGTAGATAATAGCGAGTAAGAATGAAAGGTAGCGTAATCTGAAAGCTGAATCTCCAAAAAATTAcatatcaaattttgaaatatgtTGTGATATTGTAGTTGGGGATATAAATAGGAAGTTTTATTAGTTTACAGCCAAGAAAGCAGGGAACCCACTATGCCGTCACCGTCAGGTGCAGTCCATTGCGTACCGGCAACATTGCTTTGCATTGTATTGAACGAACAGCAACTCACTATACCCATCCGTCACCGGCTACGACCGTCTCTGTCAGTCACCGTCGGCCACCATTGTTGTTTGGGGAATTCTTGCTGGATAGCCGGTCcgtttttttatcattcttccaGTCTACATTCATACTATCAGTGAAGTCACATCGCCAGTGTCTTGTTGTAGTGCGCCTTTGTTCTGTGTGCGATGAGTACGGACGAAATGTTGATAGAGGCTATTAGGGAGTATCCCTTCCTGTATAATACCAGTGATAATAGTTATAACAACAACAGGAAGGAAGATAATGCTTGGCAGGAAATCTCAGATAAGTTTGATACCATGTCAGGTAAGTTATTCACAAATATTATTCTGTAAGCGAAATTATGAAATCAAAGTCTTGGCCATTTGACAAATCATACAATGATGGGAAAGGGCTCAAATTAAAGGTCTTGATCCCAGGGACTTGGGAAATTTAGCAGTTACTTACTCCAGTGTCAAGCCCAGCCGCTCCTCAGGACCAATGACCTCACGGAAGTTACTGTGTTTCACTGGGAATTTCAGTAACTCAAGCAATTCGTAGAACTTCTTTGGAGTCATGCGGAAATATAAAAAGAACTTAGCATCATCTTTTTTGAAGTCATCAAACAAATGATGAAATTCACCATATTCGTTTCTTCTTCAGAAGATTTCGTGCACCAGTACTTATGCACCTGTACCTATCCGTTCCtgtatctcttcttcttcagcacATGCTGCGACTATTACTAGCAATTCcttgtctgttgaactctccATCGCAACTGATGCATTTCTTCTGGTTAACTCCGGTTTCTGACGGAGCTAACCAGATGGGCAAGTGGGTTATCGCCGGAAAAATGACGGTGAAGGCGGCGACTGACGGTGACGGTCGGTGCTGGACGGTGCTGGACGGTGACGGCATAGTGGGTTCCCTGCTGAAGTCTGACGAAATTATTATAAAGCACAACATGAATATGAGTGAGTTTGCTTCAGCTTCAAGACAGTAGGCTACCAACACCAATCTTCATCAGTCAAATTTTATTGAGGTGTGAGTTTGCTTGAGCTTCAAGACAGTAGGCTACCAACACCAATCTTcatcaacaaaatttaattgaagTGAGTTTATTCTTCATATTTGCTCTGTGTAAAAAGACAAGATGTCTATTATATTCAAAAAACTCACAGAGCATGCATATATCCCTGAAAAGGGAACAGCAAATTCTGCTGGATTTGATCTAAGAAGTCCAGTATCAAGAACAATTGAATCAAAATCAttgttaacaatattttcagaTCTAGAAGTTAACTGTCCAAAAGATACTTTTGGAAAGATATATGAACGATCAGGGATGGTTAGGAAccataaaataattgttttgggGGGGGGTTATTGATGGTGATTATAGAGGAAATATCAGAGTCATGCTGTACAATTTGGGGGCAGAAGATTTCAAAATTACAAAAGGAGATAGAATTGCACAAATTGTTTTTCATAAGATTATCAATGACATAgaaaattgtaatgtattgagaaaagaaagaggTGATGGTGGATTTGGTTCCACTGATGATGGTAGCAAAAAGAGACAAAAATTATGATGGCATaagataataattcatcaaactCAGTATGCTGTTTTCAGAcagagaaaatatagaaaatatactTACTTTGTTAGGATATTGTGTGATAGTGCTGGCAAATAGTAGCAGAGTAGACAGTCTTGATGTTGAAGTAGTCTTGGTATCAACAGAAGATGATAGTGGCTGTATAGTAGCATTTTTTAGggctttcaattaaaaaatacaaattgaaactTAATGATGGAAAATACTCTCAAGAATTGAGTGATTCaattgtgaaaataaattatgatggcataagataataattcatcaaactCAGTaagatttttacaaaaaaaaacatattatttataaattcaaatacctACTAAAAAACTTATgagaacataattattttaaataatcgcattctatattatatttcattgtgtTATCAGTTATGGTGTGAAATAATGATTTCCTCATTTTTTTTCTAGATGATTTCAATACTTTCTCTATTTCAACTTATACACATTCAAGGAGTGAACAGCATTGATCTATGGGAGAAGTTTATTCTATACCTTGAAAAAGAagttaaaaataagaaaaaactatcaaatattttttatgatatagAGAAACTGTTCAAATGCATGAAATGTGGTTATCAGGATTCATCTTCAAGTCAGAAAAGTCTTTTGAATATATTGACTATTGAATTAGCATTAGATcgttttgaagaatttatttcaacagggcttttaattaaaaaatacaaattgaaacttaatgatgaaaaatactcTCAAGAATTGTGTGATTCAATTGTGAAAATAGCTGAAAATTTTATATCATCAAATAACTGCAGTACAATTAATGAATCAGATAGTTTtagtgatgattatgatgatgatgtagaGATGAGTGGGGATGATTCAgattttgaatcaatttttaataaaattgggGGTAAAAAGTttaataatcaaacattaacacAGTCATTCATGATTAGGGACCAGACAAAGCAGGAAATACTCACATGTGAgagtgaaaatatttcaaagggCGGAATTTTGGTGAAAGTTGAAATAACAGATgttaatgatttaaaaaatattgatgagaGTTCTAGGTGgagaaaaatcaacaaaaaggTTATATTTATTGCAAAGAACaagaatgatgaaaaatttataaaaattaatgatggattgaaaatatttttgaaagagttATCTAGAAAATCTAATGTTGTAAAAGAATCACGCAAAATTAATGCATTCAATAGCAATATGCAAAATTGATTTGTTCTGTATCCATCAGataaaaaaacatattcaaacataatattattacatcacttttcttcatttttttattagatAACAAATGAGAAGCAATGAGCagcaatattcatttattcagggGGGCAGAAGAAAGAAGATAGAATAAAAGTTACCACTGGTCAGTTCACAGAATTTGAGAGTGCATTCAATAATGCATTAAAGACTTATTATTACAAGAATGATAAATATAAGGATATTTGTAAGCTATTAATTggtattaaattgaaaattatcaacttattatcactcattttatatcaacatcaatgtttaaaattcaatattcttgTAGAATGTACAtataagaaaaaatcaatttctcatgatttcgATTATCAAGATCGCACTTTCAAAACTAATTACTATTGTAAAGTCATCAAATTTAGAGAATGTATTACAGTatgttttgaagaaaatttgtcatgaagaatctatatatgAAGGATATCAATCAGGATGGACACTTTCGAAAATTGATGGTGTTCTTATAAGAGTGAACAAATACAAACCTCTTAGAGGTAGATCTTATATTCCACTtcttaaaaaaaatacaaaataaaaggGCTATAATCAACTGCAAGAATATTGATAACAAATGTTTTATGTGGGCTATTATTTCTGATTATGTTCAGATCCGTCCTGAGAGAATATCATATCATCATAGAAATCTAATTTCAAAGGAATCTCTTTCCCCACACCAATGAAAGAtataaaagtttttgaaaagaacAACAAGTCCATATCAATAAACATTTACTCTCTAGATGAAAATATGTGATTATGAGAAGAGAGAGCATTTTGATTTATTAATATTGCAAGAGAATGGGAaatatcattattgtttaattaaaaatttatcaagACTCATGAGAAGTCAATTGACAAAAcgtgaaaataaaataacaatttgtAAAAGATGTTTCTCATACTTTGATGCAAGAGtaaagaaaaatttcaaaacccACCAAAGATTATGTTcgaagaaaaaaataacaaaagttATAATGCCTAAGAAAAATATTTGCGAATATTGACCCAATACTTAAATTTAAGAATTATCAGAATAAGTTTAGAGTTCCAATAGTACTATATGCTGATTTTGAATGTTTATTAGTTCCATATTTATCTTGTACCCCATCAAGCAATGAACTAGAAATAATAAGAAGTGAATATGAATCAAACCTGCACTATTGCaatatagatatttatttagaataaataaatgtgttgttatttaaatataatatgaaaatgctattaaaatcaaaaataatattatgctctcattgtatttttcatcaataaatctattattagcaggattattgtttttttcttcaattcaaGATTATATTCATGCTCACAAAGTATGGCAATCATTCAAAATACAAACATTAGGAGAATACAGTGATCTTTATCTAAAACTGGATGTTATTTTGCTATgtgatgtttttgaaaactttcgAAGAGTTTGTTTGAGTTCATATAATTTAGATTGTGCTCATTACTATACACTACCAGGATTCAGTTTTGATGCAATGCTTTCATATACTAAAATTGAATTGGAACTTTTAACAGATTATGAAATGTATTTACTATTCGATGAGCACATTCAGATCTAATGAACATATTATAAATACAGTGGAAAGTAACAAAATTTCATTAAAGAAGTGAATATGAATCAAACCTGCACTAATGCaatatagatatttatttagaataaataaatgtgtttttatttaaatataatatgaaaatgttattaaaatcaaagataatattatgctctcattgtatttttcatcaataaatctattattagcaggattattgtttttttccaaTACATATTCCTCTCTATGCTCTTACATCACTTATtgatgataattgaaaaaaaatagttctTTAATTGAAATGGGGAAGGACTTCGAAGAactattttttttccaaaagaATCATCTATGATGCAAAAGCATGTATTGCTACTCCTGGTATAATGTGTGTGCTCACAAGGTCACTCATAATAGCCTAATGTTTGTTAGCAtagataattttttatcataatctAATTGGACTCAACTCTTTGGATTATAAGGAAAGCTCAAAAATGGTTATCATTAGCAATTTTATCAGTTCAAAGTAGATATCCACTGTGGTGTAATGGGTAGCAGTCTTATCTGTTATACTCAAGGTCCCAGGTTCGAGACTTAGAGCTGTACTCTTAGGAAAGGTATAAGGTAAGGCAAGTATCATCAAACCTGAAAGATCTACTACACCACAGaggatatatatatttttttgtttgtatgatgtCACTGAGCATTCAAGAATAAGGGTAGAATGGCTGCTATTGTTAATCTTGAGAAGGTACCCAACTGGAGGGATAAGGATGTGAAGATTGTGTTGAGTGTTCTCAATCAAGACCAATACTACAAGTGTGATTTTATATGCGGACAACAATCTAAATGTCTACTGGGACTGGGTCAAAAGGAGAATAAATTTGCaggatttacaaaaattgagagtACAGGACATGTGAAACGATTCAGGCTGGAGGATGGAACATCTGGTGATTCAGCTTTTGAGATTAGCATCTACAAGGCTATACGCAGACCTATGCCACTGCCATCTACTGGGAGATATGATGAAATTGATGGACCATGCATTGTTCGTGAAAGGAATAAGCCATCAGTTGAGTGTTATGTCACCAACAATGATTATAGCCGAGGAGAAAGACTTCTTCAGCTGTATATTCTGTTCAATACTGAAGATTAATTATATGTTTGTCAATAAATACTATGTGTAATGAGCCATTTGTTATTATTGACTATCCTACTTCCTCATTTTCAGTCACTGTCCAGTCACTTTTTAGTCACttttcagtcactgttcagtcactgttcacttacagctcatataggtaagaaatcaccttactaTACTTTCAACGAAGTACTGGTGAAATGATAGTTCAACAGATTCGATAGTACTCCTGAGTTGATCCATCAACTGAGTTGATCCAAGCTTCTTTCTATTTGTTGGTTCAAGTGAATTGATAGTTCAACCGATTTGATAGTACTCCTGAGTTGGAGGCAACAAGTTCATCAGATCATGATGTTGGTGGAAGTCATGATTAACCAACTTCCTGCATAAagataagtttatcagagtaggaTGATTCCTATTGTATTGAATGACTAACAGTATAGGATATAATTTATGCTTTATCTCACACCTTGTGCTTACTCTAGAAGTTGAAGGTTGTATGGAATAAAATGTGCAACAATTGTGGTATTACTTGATGTTTATTTACAGTGTatgcatgaaaatatatatatagtgcaCGAAGATGATATTTCAGTCCAATATATCAAGAACTATCCAGTGATACAAATCTCCTAGTCGATTGcttatttcacaaaatcctcTGCCGAACATGAATATCAAGATGACTGCTCCCTCGCATAGATCGGTGCAGCAGCTTGATACTTCAGCGTCATGGAAGATGTATGTCAATGTCTTCAAGAAGTTTTGAGCCGTTCCAAACGGTTCAGGCAGGTCCTTATCTCCAAAGTTTAGGAATGGTTGTATGATCCATTGGTTGCTGGTTACTAGTAGACAGTCTCCACACTCACGCATGTCTACTTGCTCCACTGCAGGCTGATGTTGTTACTGGGTCTGGCACAGTGGTAGGAGTTGTAGTAGCAGCAGTACTAGTTGGAGTAGTACTAGTGGGAGTTGTAGTGCTAGCAGAAGTTGTAGTACTAGCTTGAGTAGTTGTGATGACAACAAGAGTTGTTGTAGCAGTTGCAGTACTCACTGGAGTAGTAATAACAATGGATGCTTGTTCTTCACAGTATGGTGCACAGACCTCAACTGACCTTACAACAACCACTTCCAGAAAGTCCAACGATGTGAATGTAGGGTGAAGACAGGTGTGCAGATTGTATACGCAGTGGACTCGTTTGCAGAGAGATCCCACCACAGCTCGTTCCCCAGCCATATTCATGTACCAGTCTCTGATATCGATGTACATTTGATTGATTGCTGACTGATTACCATGTAGAGCAGGAATCCCTGATGTTAGCAGGCACTGTTGCATATGACGGATGTTTGATGTATCCAGTCCATGTTCCCTTGAAGTGAGAAATTCCTGTGTCCTGTACTTTGGATCCAATGCACTAGCACTGAGTACTAGCACAAGGTAGAGCGCTGCTTGGTACATGCTTGTAGCCACCATGATTGAAGAATGATGATTGATAGCTGAAACATGAAAACTTCCATGTTGAATCATATTTCAACAAAAGATATCCATCGTGGTGTAATGGTTTACAAACAATTACACCTacactctacctacctacctacattCCTTAACCAAACATCTTACATCCCCAAAGAAGATTCGAACCCAAGTccttatgaataattcaaaccTGAGTCCTCTAGAATGGAAAGCAGaagtgctaaccactacaccacggTGGATATCTATTTACTTGTTGTTTATTATGTATACTTTAACAACTATATCCAAGCTCATTACAGCTTCTAGTGAGCTGTaagtgaacagtgactgaacagtgactgaacagtgtctgaacagtgactgatcagtaattgaactgactgactgaccactgagtggacgaCCCCCAACCATGCTCCTGCATGACCAACTTGAGCTAGAAAGATAGGTCCCCCATTGATGCCTCTGATGCTGGTGGGCGTGGCCATTATTCTCATTTAGGATAATGATGAGGAGACATCTTACTTAAAGTCTCCCACacaaattattcatcaaaatggatCTTTTCGAATAATagccaacaataataataaacaatatagattGTACTTACATTGCTATTCACTAAAAACTGCACTGCACTGCCATTTCACAGTAACATCGGCTGTATGGAAAAGTAAGAATAACCATTTGATCATTGTTGCAGAGGTAAATTGAAGCATGTGAGAAAATCAAAGTCATTGAATCAAGAAAGTTCTCCAAAGATTTGAATGGTTCACAATTTTCTTTTCTATACTCAAACAGTAA
This window contains:
- the LOC120351905 gene encoding integumentary mucin C.1-like produces the protein MVATSMYQAALYLVLVLSASALDPKYRTQEFLTSREHGLDTSNIRHMQQCLLTSGIPALHGNQSAINQMYIDIRDWYMNMAGERAVVGSLCKRVHCVYNLHTCLHPTFTSLDFLEVVVVRSVEVCAPYCEEQASIVITTPVSTATATTTLVVITTTQASTTTSASTTTPTSTTPTSTAATTTPTTVPDPVTTSACSGASRHA